One window of the Manihot esculenta cultivar AM560-2 chromosome 14, M.esculenta_v8, whole genome shotgun sequence genome contains the following:
- the LOC110599670 gene encoding TITAN-like protein, whose product MNQKIDSANKTNNNKKKKSEFEFCKVCNLNQEQGHRHKYFPSHKKSLSSFLSRFQSKLVDIRFFLKNPSVLRREHASRNRFWCVFCDTDIHEIDSSFACANAINHLASEDHAKNLKHFLWKYGGEMNHMDTYRILEADITKWEKKCKSLENEAASSNGSNMLQVGPSNDIQNELNHKYRNNFESYSFDPTKSNISNGVMPLLYFTNKNQISHSELSAVTKVGSIVHDTVSSIPADVWNSNDLTVDWNSQQPLPYSSVISSCDLGYRELGQGYQGGGMVNGMTSSQGSQNITQTSATPGKAGGNVHTGAPPPWLEATEETQLVAELKPISSSFISLSNKPGKKLNPKRVGAAWAERRKIELEMERRGEIVKSDGDDNWLPNFGRVWQSGTRKESRKEFEKEKQKLPKVESHSEMPIKMEPYISKRMRRDASE is encoded by the exons ATGAACCAGAAGATCGATAGCGCAAAcaaaactaataataataagaagaagaagagtgaaTTCGAGTTTTGCAAGGTTTGCAATCTGAATCAAGAGCAAGGACATCGCCACAAGTACTTTCCTAGCCACAAGAAGTCcctctcttctttcctctctCGATTCCAGAGCAAGCTAGTCGACATTCGGTTCTTCCTCAAAAACCCTAGTGTCCTGCGCCGCGAACACGCGTCTCGCAATCGCTTCTGGTGCGTCTTTTGCGATACTGATATCCACGAGATAGACAGCTCTTTTGCTTG TGCTAATGCAATAAATCATCTGGCAAGTGAGGACCATGCGAAGAATTTGAAGCATTTCCTTTGGAAATATGGTGGTGAGATGAATCACATGGATACTTATCGAATTTTGGAAGCTGATATAACTAAG TGGGAAAAGAAGTGCAAATCACTGGAGAATGAAGCTGCATCATCCAATGGATCTAATATGCTGCAAGTTGGACCTTCAAATGATATCCAAAATGAACTCAACCACAAATATAGAAATAATTTTGAAAGCTATTCTTTTGACCCTACTAAATCAAATATTTCTAATGGTGTTATGCCTTTACTTTATTTCACGAATAAGAATCAGATATCCCATTCAGAACTCTCAGCAGTTACAAAGGTTGGGTCAATTGTACATGATACTGTCTCTTCTATTCCGGCAGATGTATGGAATTCAAATgatttaacag TGGACTGGAATAGCCAACAGCCTCTCCCATATAGCAGTGTAATATCATCCTGTGACCTTGGTTATAGAGAG CTAGGCCAAGGTTATCAGGGTGGCGGAATGGTAAATGGAATGACCAGCTCACAAG GTTCACAGAATATCACTCAAACATCTGCAACTCCTGGAAAGGCTGGAGGGAATGTGCATACTGGAGCACCTCCTCCTTGGCTTGAAGCTACTGAAGAAACTCAGCTAGTTGCTGAATTGAAACCAATTTCATCTAGCTTCATCTCCCTCTCAAACAAGCCCGggaaaaaattaaatccaaaACGGGTGGGAGCTGCTTGGGCAGAAAGGAGAAAAATTGAGCTGGAGAtggagagaagaggagaaatAGTCAAGAGTGATGGCGATGATAACTGGCTTCCTAATTTTGGTAGGGTTTGGCAATCAGGAACTAGAAAGGAATCTAGAAAAGAGTTTGAGAAGGAGAAACAAAAATTACCGAAGGTCGA
- the LOC110600204 gene encoding protein indeterminate-domain 16, whose protein sequence is MEEDGQKELQLLPSQHSLAASSSSSCSYSHMSFRPPDSSSLRYRSSSAMVSDHHHQIGGAPSLDLQLSISLSPIQAPSNCVLTGPICDFSDGNKADASCVEALKWQAAEQIRLAAIEKAYAERVRELTRREMELAQSEFARARNMWQRAREEVEKAERMKEKATRQIDSTCMEITCQSCRQRFKP, encoded by the coding sequence ATGGAAGAGGATGGTCAGAAAGAGTTGCAGCTTCTTCCTTCTCAACACTCTttagcagcttcttcttcttcttcttgttcttaTTCACACATGTCGTTCAGGCCTCCGGATTCTTCTTCGTTGAGGTATCGATCATCATCGGCAATGGTGTCtgatcatcatcatcaaattggAGGGGCGCCATCGCTAGACTTGCAATTATCAATCAGTCTTAGTCCAATCCAGGCACCATCTAACTGTGTTTTAACGGGTCCCATTTGTGATTTCAGTGATGGGAATAAAGCGGATGCGAGCTGTGTGGAGGCGTTGAAATGGCAGGCGGCGGAGCAAATTAGATTGGCTGCCATTGAAAAAGCTTATGCAGAAAGAGTGAGGGAACTGACAAGGAGGGAGATGGAGTTGGCGCAGTCGGAGTTTGCAAGGGCAAGAAATATGTGGCAGAGGGCAAGAGAGGAGGTGGAAAAAGCAGAAAGAATGAAGGAGAAAGCAACAAGGCAGATAGATTCTACGTGCATGGAGATCACTTGCCAATCTTGCAGGCAAAGGTTCAAGCCTTGA